The following are encoded together in the Syngnathus typhle isolate RoL2023-S1 ecotype Sweden linkage group LG5, RoL_Styp_1.0, whole genome shotgun sequence genome:
- the LOC133154610 gene encoding VIP36-like protein, whose amino-acid sequence MFSMFYLKNMRDLTRLLAVLYTLRLSMATDGPLMERFLKRDYSLVQPYNGFSSYYSPWDLKGTALVTAEYVRLTPDQPHRHGAIWSQNPLLLYDWELEVHFKIHGRGKTNMAGDGFAIWLTKERMEDGLVFGSRNNFTGLGVFVDTFPNYKYGWMDDWDYPRVSVMLGNGILSYDHDSDGRDTELESCSAKVRNSRDGAFILIRYTQNRLKIMTAMRAFDGGDWIWEDCINIALVHLPAGNYLGASAATGELSDYHDIISMKLYELTVDSGPKENLHTQRSDDKSELQDDFKEKQISGIQLLALFFIILGLCALVVGGSRFYRR is encoded by the exons atgttttcaatgttttatttgaaaaacatGCGCGATTTAACACGTTTGTTAGCAGTACTTTATACTTTACGGCTGTCGATGGCTACAGACGGCCCTTTGATGGAGAGGTTTTTAAAGCGGGACTATTCTCTTGTACAGCCTTATAATG GCTTCTCAAGCTATTATTCACCGTGGGATCTGAAGGGTACTGCTTTAGTAACAGCTGAATATGTGAGGCTCACCCCGGACCAGCCGCACAGACATGGAGCTATCTGGAGTCAAAAT CCTTTACTGTTATACGACTGGGAGCTCGAGGTGCACTTTAAAATCCACGGGCGGGGAAAGACGAATATGGCTGGAGATGGTTTTGCCATCTGGTTAACCAAAGAGCGCATGGAGGATG GGCTTGTTTTTGGCAGCAGAAACAATTTCACTGGTCTCGGAGTATTTGTGGACACGTTTCCCAATTataaatatggatggatggatgat TGGGATTACCCTCGTGTGTCAGTGATGTTGGGGAACGGGATCCTGTCTTATGACCACGATAGTGACGGACGAGACACTGAGCTCGAAAGCTGCTCGGCTAAGGTTCGCAATTCAAGAGATGGTGCATTTATCCTCATTAGATACACCCAAAACAgattgaag ATCATGACAGCTATGAGAGCTTTTGATGGTGGTGATTGGATTTGGGAAGACTGCATCAACATCGCACTTGTTCATTTACCTGCTGGCAATTACCTTGGGGCTTCCGCTGCTACCGGTGAACTCTCAG ATTACCATGACATTATCTCCATGAAGTTGTATGAGCTGACAGTTGACAGCGGCCCAAAGGAGAATCTACACACCCAGAGGAGTGACGACAAGAGCGAATTACAAG ATGACTTCAAAGAGAAGCAGATAAGTGGAATCCAACTCTTGGCCTTGTTCTTCATCATCCTGGGCCTGTGTGCACTCGTAGTGGGTGGGTCAAGATTCTACAGGCGCTGA
- the LOC133154008 gene encoding T-box transcription factor TBX3-like yields METGAETEDVPKLHLEASELWRQFHQCCTEMVITKSGRRMFPPLRLRCTGMETKTKYILMMDVVAADERRYKFHHSRWMVAGKADPELPKRVYIHPDSPAAGEQWMSKVVTFHKVKLTNNKSDTHGFTILNSMHKYQPRFHIVEANNILKLSCSSTFQTYVFPETEFIAVTAYQNDKITQLKIDNNPFAKGFRDTGNGKREKRQVIFPLYYEDAQDSDDEKEHGTRKKTELRISPGRRPSLIDCSVRQDSEQNEIRRSSHSELERHLQDSTTGRNSLHSSKLNSCPLPGPTRAAQNGPSPLKYDKLGLFVFSNNMATYSACG; encoded by the exons ATGGAGACGGGAGCGGAGACAGAAGACGTGCCCAAATTACATTTGGAGGCCAGCGAACTTTGGAGACAGTTCCATCAATGTTGCACTGAAATGGTCATCACAAAATCTGGAAG GCGCATGTTCCCACCTTTACGGTTAAGATGCACTGGTATGGAAACAAAAACTAAATACATCCTAATGATGGACGTCGTGGCGGCGGATGAACGCAGATATAAATTTCATCATTCCCGCTGGATGGTGGCGGGGAAGGCGGATCCAGAGTTGCCCAAGCGCGTGTACATTCACCCGGACAGCCCTGCCGCAGGCGAGCAGTGGATGTCCAAAGTGGTCACGTTCCACAAAGTGAAACTTACTAACAATAAATCTGACACGCATGGATTT ACCATCCTCAACTCGATGCACAAATATCAACCAAGATTTCACATCGTAGAGGCAAACAATATCCTGAAGCTGTCTTGCAGCAGCACCTTTCAAACTTACGTCTTCCCTGAGACAGAGTTCATTGCAGTTACAGCTTATCAGAATGACAAG ATCACTCAGCTGAAAATAGACAACAATCCTTTCGCAAAGGGGTTTCGCGACACAGGAAATGGCAAAAGAGAAAAGAGGCAGGTTATTTTTCCTTTATATTATGAAG ATGCCCAGGACAGTGACGATGAAAAAGAACATGGAACCCGCAAAAAAACTGAACTGAGGATTTCTCCAGGAAGGAGACCAAGTCTGATTGATTGTTCTGTTCGGCAAGACTCTGAGCAAAATGAGATTCGTCGCAGTTCTCATTCAGAATTAGAGAGACATCTTCAGGACTCAACAACTGGACGGAATTCTCTCCACTCTTCCAAGTTAAACAGCTG CCCATTACCCGGTCCCACCAGGGCAGCCCAGAATGGACCTTCCCCACTCAAGTATGACAAACTGGGACTATTTGTCTTCTCCAATAACATGGCCACCTATTCCGCCTGTGGCTGA
- the tm2d2 gene encoding TM2 domain-containing protein 2 isoform X2, with the protein MRMTIYSLFMFFFDGDDDFRIHSQNSSTTDAATGSSVPGSTVLPFSDQTPETVKYDVPVERTNYTDAFEYTAQSPVVLCSYLPEEFIYCQDPVDHAGNLSAYLEMGHGCVGWGGQTKKEVNHTPVVCTALDDIECAGPREFLRGNVPCIKYTGHYFITTLLYSFFLGCFGVDRFCLGHTGTAVGKLLTLGGLGIWWFVDLILLITGGLMPSDYSNWCTYY; encoded by the exons ATGCGTATGACAATTTATTCGCTGTTCATGTTCTTCTTTGACGGCGATGATGATTTCA GGATCCATTCCCAAAACTCGTCGACCACAGACGCAGCTACCGGTTCATCTGTTCCTGGTTCGACAGTACTTCCTTTCTCCGACCAGACCCCAGAAACTGTCAAATATGATGTACCAGTTGAACGTACGAATTACACAGATGCATTTGAGTACACGGCTCAGTCACCCGTCGTCCTCTGCAGTTATTT GCCGGAGGAGTTCATCTACTGTCAGGACCCTGTAGATCATGCTGGGAATCTTAGCGCATATCTGGAGATGGGCCACGGGTGTGTAGGG TGGGGAGGCCAGACTAAGAAAGAAGTGAACCACACACCGGTTGTCTGCACTGCACTTGATGATATTGAATGTGCCGGGCCCAGAGAATTCCTCAGAGGGAACGTACCATGCATCAA ATACACAGGCCACTATTTCATCACCACTCTGCTGTACTCGTTCTTCCTTGGTTGCTTCGGTGTTGACCGCTTTTGCCTGGGCCACACGGGGACAGCGGTGGGGAAGCTGCTTACACTGGGAGGTTTAGGAATCTGGTGGTTTGTGGATCTGATTCTGCTTATTACAGGTGGTTTGATGCCTAGTGATTATAGCAACTGGTGCACTTACTACTGA
- the tm2d2 gene encoding TM2 domain-containing protein 2 isoform X1, which yields MMISVSYILLCGQLLLLLTVILLQCLEGIHSQNSSTTDAATGSSVPGSTVLPFSDQTPETVKYDVPVERTNYTDAFEYTAQSPVVLCSYLPEEFIYCQDPVDHAGNLSAYLEMGHGCVGWGGQTKKEVNHTPVVCTALDDIECAGPREFLRGNVPCIKYTGHYFITTLLYSFFLGCFGVDRFCLGHTGTAVGKLLTLGGLGIWWFVDLILLITGGLMPSDYSNWCTYY from the exons ATGATGATTTCAGTAAGCTACATCTTGCTGTGTGGACAACTACTCCTGTTACTTACAGTAATTCTTTTGCAATGTTTGGAAGGGATCCATTCCCAAAACTCGTCGACCACAGACGCAGCTACCGGTTCATCTGTTCCTGGTTCGACAGTACTTCCTTTCTCCGACCAGACCCCAGAAACTGTCAAATATGATGTACCAGTTGAACGTACGAATTACACAGATGCATTTGAGTACACGGCTCAGTCACCCGTCGTCCTCTGCAGTTATTT GCCGGAGGAGTTCATCTACTGTCAGGACCCTGTAGATCATGCTGGGAATCTTAGCGCATATCTGGAGATGGGCCACGGGTGTGTAGGG TGGGGAGGCCAGACTAAGAAAGAAGTGAACCACACACCGGTTGTCTGCACTGCACTTGATGATATTGAATGTGCCGGGCCCAGAGAATTCCTCAGAGGGAACGTACCATGCATCAA ATACACAGGCCACTATTTCATCACCACTCTGCTGTACTCGTTCTTCCTTGGTTGCTTCGGTGTTGACCGCTTTTGCCTGGGCCACACGGGGACAGCGGTGGGGAAGCTGCTTACACTGGGAGGTTTAGGAATCTGGTGGTTTGTGGATCTGATTCTGCTTATTACAGGTGGTTTGATGCCTAGTGATTATAGCAACTGGTGCACTTACTACTGA